Proteins encoded by one window of Pseudomonas tructae:
- a CDS encoding OFA family MFS transporter: MNSSITAGAIASAPGFLSKERIIARPGFNRWLVPPAALAIHLCIGMAYGFSVFWLPLSQAIGISAPVVCSEQTNFLMRMFTTECDWPISMLSWIYTLFFVFLGCSAAIWGGWLEHAGPRKAGVVSTLCWCGGLLISAFGVYTHQLWLMWLGSGVIGGIGLGLGYISPVSTLIKWFPDKRGMATGMAIMGFGGGAMVGAPLAAALMNHFASGQDVGVWQSFVVMAVIYFVFMLGGALAYRVPPTGWKPEGWSAPLKKANNAMITHRHVHVSVAWKTPQFVLIWLVLCLNVSAGIGILGMASPLLQEVFAGKLLGNDLSFSQLNAAQLGQIAAIAAGFTGLLSLFNIGGRFFWASFSDYIGRKNTYFAFFALGVALYALVPNMGHLGNIALFVAAFCIILSMYGGGFATVPAYLADLFGTQMVGAIHGRLLTAWAAAGVLGPVLITYLREYQLALGVPRAAAYDITLYILAGLLVLGFICNALVRPVADKYFMTDAELAAERALSHDQGSVSERVLEWKADPASKPLVLVAWLLVGVPLAWGIWVTLQKTAVLFN; the protein is encoded by the coding sequence ATGAACAGCAGCATTACGGCCGGAGCCATTGCCAGCGCGCCCGGCTTCTTGTCCAAGGAGCGGATCATCGCCCGCCCGGGCTTCAACCGCTGGCTGGTGCCGCCAGCGGCCCTGGCCATTCACCTGTGCATCGGCATGGCCTACGGTTTTTCGGTGTTCTGGTTGCCGCTGTCGCAGGCCATCGGCATCAGTGCGCCAGTTGTCTGTTCGGAGCAGACCAACTTCCTGATGCGCATGTTCACCACCGAGTGTGACTGGCCGATTTCGATGCTCAGCTGGATCTACACGCTGTTCTTTGTCTTCCTGGGTTGCTCTGCAGCCATCTGGGGCGGCTGGCTGGAGCATGCCGGGCCGCGCAAGGCCGGGGTGGTATCGACCCTGTGCTGGTGCGGCGGCCTGCTGATTTCCGCCTTTGGCGTGTACACCCACCAGTTGTGGCTGATGTGGCTGGGCTCGGGGGTGATTGGCGGGATCGGCCTTGGGCTGGGCTACATCTCGCCGGTCTCGACCCTGATCAAATGGTTCCCGGACAAGCGTGGCATGGCCACCGGCATGGCGATCATGGGCTTTGGCGGCGGTGCCATGGTCGGTGCACCGCTGGCCGCCGCGCTGATGAACCACTTCGCCAGCGGGCAAGACGTCGGCGTCTGGCAGAGTTTCGTGGTGATGGCGGTGATCTACTTCGTGTTCATGCTCGGCGGCGCCCTGGCCTATCGCGTACCGCCTACCGGTTGGAAGCCTGAGGGCTGGAGCGCACCGCTGAAAAAAGCCAACAACGCGATGATCACCCATCGCCATGTACATGTCAGTGTGGCGTGGAAAACCCCGCAGTTTGTGCTGATCTGGCTGGTTCTGTGCCTGAACGTGTCGGCGGGTATCGGTATTCTCGGTATGGCTTCGCCGCTGTTGCAGGAAGTGTTTGCCGGCAAGCTGCTGGGTAACGACCTGAGCTTCAGCCAGCTCAATGCCGCGCAACTGGGCCAGATCGCGGCAATTGCCGCCGGTTTCACCGGCTTGCTGAGCCTGTTCAACATCGGTGGGCGCTTCTTCTGGGCGTCGTTCTCCGACTATATCGGGCGCAAGAACACCTATTTCGCCTTCTTCGCCCTGGGCGTGGCCTTGTATGCGCTGGTGCCGAACATGGGTCACCTGGGCAACATTGCCCTGTTCGTGGCGGCGTTCTGCATCATCCTGTCGATGTACGGCGGTGGCTTTGCCACGGTGCCGGCGTACCTGGCCGACCTGTTCGGCACGCAGATGGTCGGTGCCATTCACGGTCGCCTGCTGACCGCCTGGGCCGCGGCCGGGGTGCTGGGCCCGGTGCTGATCACCTACCTGCGCGAGTACCAGCTGGCGCTGGGCGTGCCACGGGCGGCGGCCTACGACATCACCCTGTACATCCTCGCCGGGCTGCTGGTGCTGGGCTTTATCTGCAACGCGCTGGTCAGGCCGGTGGCTGACAAGTACTTCATGACTGACGCCGAGCTGGCTGCCGAGCGGGCCCTGAGCCACGACCAGGGCAGCGTCAGTGAGCGGGTACTGGAGTGGAAGGCGGATCCGGCCAGCAAGCCCCTGGTGCTGGTGGCCTGGCTGCTGGTCGGGGTGCCGCTGGCCTGGGGTATCTGGGTGACGCTGCAGAAAACTGCGGTGTTGTTCAATTAG
- a CDS encoding TetR/AcrR family transcriptional regulator, whose amino-acid sequence MSTSEKIAESALLLFYRQGYHGTGVEQLSQEAGVTKKTLYRHFPSKELLIEAALQRRDHDFIARLESALAAVEAKARPLAYIDFIEAWARSEGFHGCAFINASAEYAGPGEPPHALAKLHKHKVMTALEQACKDAGCKPQAAQQLFLLGEGLIVASQVSGPQARLFEAARSMVVALA is encoded by the coding sequence ATGAGTACGTCCGAGAAAATCGCCGAGTCGGCGCTGCTGCTGTTCTACCGCCAGGGTTACCACGGCACCGGGGTCGAGCAACTGAGTCAGGAAGCCGGGGTGACCAAGAAAACCCTGTACCGGCATTTCCCCAGCAAGGAGCTGTTGATCGAGGCAGCACTGCAGCGGCGGGATCACGATTTCATAGCGCGCCTGGAAAGCGCTCTGGCGGCCGTAGAGGCAAAAGCGCGGCCGCTGGCCTATATCGACTTCATCGAGGCCTGGGCGCGCTCTGAAGGCTTCCATGGCTGTGCCTTCATCAATGCCTCGGCCGAGTATGCCGGGCCGGGTGAGCCGCCTCATGCGCTGGCCAAACTGCACAAGCACAAGGTCATGACGGCACTGGAGCAGGCGTGCAAGGACGCAGGATGCAAGCCGCAGGCTGCGCAGCAGCTGTTTCTGCTGGGTGAAGGGCTGATTGTTGCGTCGCAGGTTAGCGGGCCGCAGGCGCGGCTGTTCGAGGCGGCGCGGTCGATGGTGGTTGCGCTGGCCTAG
- the hisF gene encoding imidazole glycerol phosphate synthase subunit HisF, whose amino-acid sequence MALAKRIIPCLDVDNGRVVKGVKFENIRDAGDPVEIARRYDEQGADEITFLDITASVDGRDTTLHTVERMASQVFIPLTVGGGVRCVQDIRNLLNAGADKVSINTAAVFNPEFVGEAAAHFGSQCIVVAIDAKKVSGPGETPRWEIFTHGGRKPTGLDAVEWAKKMEGLGAGEILLTSMDQDGMKNGFDLGVTRAISDALGIPVIASGGVGNLQHLADGIIEGHASAVLAASIFHFGEYTVPEAKAFMAKQGIVVR is encoded by the coding sequence ATGGCACTGGCCAAGCGCATCATCCCTTGCCTGGACGTGGATAACGGCCGGGTGGTCAAGGGCGTCAAGTTCGAGAACATCCGCGATGCCGGCGACCCGGTAGAAATTGCCCGGCGCTACGATGAACAAGGGGCTGACGAGATCACCTTCCTCGACATCACCGCCAGCGTCGATGGCCGTGACACCACCCTGCATACCGTCGAGCGCATGGCCAGCCAGGTGTTCATCCCGCTGACCGTGGGCGGTGGCGTACGCTGTGTGCAGGACATCCGCAACTTGCTCAATGCCGGTGCCGACAAGGTTTCGATCAACACCGCCGCAGTGTTCAACCCGGAATTCGTTGGCGAAGCGGCCGCGCATTTCGGTTCACAGTGCATCGTGGTGGCCATCGATGCCAAGAAGGTCTCGGGCCCGGGCGAAACCCCGCGCTGGGAAATCTTCACCCATGGCGGCCGCAAGCCGACCGGCCTGGATGCGGTGGAGTGGGCAAAGAAGATGGAAGGCTTGGGCGCCGGCGAGATCCTGCTGACCAGCATGGATCAGGACGGCATGAAGAACGGTTTTGATCTGGGTGTAACCCGGGCCATCAGCGATGCCCTGGGCATTCCGGTGATTGCTTCGGGTGGTGTGGGCAACCTGCAGCACCTGGCTGACGGGATTATCGAAGGCCATGCCAGCGCGGTGTTGGCGGCGAGCATCTTCCACTTCGGTGAGTACACGGTGCCGGAGGCCAAGGCCTTCATGGCCAAGCAGGGTATCGTCGTTCGCTGA
- the mutY gene encoding A/G-specific adenine glycosylase, whose product MSPEQFSSAVLDWYDRNGRHDLPWQQGINPYRVWVSEIMLQQTQVSTVLNYFGRFMDALPTVQALAEAPEDEVLHLWTGLGYYTRARNLQKTAKIVVEQYAGEFPRDVEKLTDLPGIGLSTAGAIASISMGLRAPILDGNVKRVLARYTAQEGYPGEPKVAKALWANAERYTPHSRVNHYTQAMMDLGATLCTRSKPSCLLCPLKVGCEAHMLGQEIRYPVPKPRKELPRKRTLMPLLANHEGAILLYRRPSTGLWGGLWSLPELDTLEQIDDLADQHGLRLSGSQALDGLTHTFSHFQLAIEPWLVRVDSATEHVAEADWLWYNLATPPRLGLAAPVKKLLKRAADVLLTGESR is encoded by the coding sequence ATGAGTCCCGAGCAGTTTTCCAGCGCCGTGCTGGATTGGTACGACCGCAACGGCCGCCATGACCTGCCCTGGCAACAGGGCATCAACCCGTACCGGGTGTGGGTCTCGGAGATCATGTTGCAGCAGACTCAGGTGAGCACCGTGCTCAACTACTTCGGCCGCTTCATGGATGCCCTGCCCACGGTCCAGGCCCTGGCCGAGGCGCCTGAAGACGAAGTGCTGCACCTGTGGACGGGCCTGGGCTACTACACCCGGGCGCGCAACCTGCAAAAAACCGCGAAAATCGTCGTCGAGCAATACGCCGGCGAGTTTCCGCGCGATGTCGAGAAGCTCACCGACCTGCCCGGCATTGGGCTGTCTACTGCCGGCGCCATCGCCAGCATCAGCATGGGCCTGCGTGCGCCGATCCTCGACGGCAACGTCAAGCGCGTGCTGGCCCGCTACACCGCGCAAGAGGGCTATCCGGGCGAGCCGAAGGTGGCCAAGGCGTTGTGGGCCAATGCCGAGCGCTATACGCCGCACAGCCGGGTCAATCACTACACCCAGGCAATGATGGACCTGGGCGCTACCTTGTGTACCCGCAGCAAGCCCAGCTGCCTGCTGTGCCCGCTCAAGGTGGGCTGCGAGGCGCACATGCTCGGCCAGGAAATCCGCTACCCGGTGCCCAAACCGCGCAAGGAACTGCCGCGCAAGCGCACCCTGATGCCGCTGCTGGCCAACCACGAAGGCGCCATCCTGCTTTACCGGCGGCCGTCTACCGGGCTGTGGGGCGGCCTGTGGAGCCTGCCGGAGCTGGACACCCTCGAACAGATCGATGACCTGGCCGACCAGCACGGCCTGCGCCTGTCCGGCAGCCAGGCGCTGGACGGCCTGACCCACACCTTCAGCCATTTCCAGCTGGCCATCGAACCCTGGCTGGTACGCGTCGACAGCGCCACCGAGCACGTGGCCGAGGCCGACTGGCTCTGGTATAACCTCGCCACCCCGCCGCGCCTGGGCCTTGCCGCCCCGGTGAAAAAACTGCTCAAACGCGCGGCCGACGTATTGCTTACAGGAGAGTCGCGATGA
- a CDS encoding AsmA family protein has product MKAFGKILGLVLLGLLLIIVALGFALTHLFDPNDYKDEIRQLARDKAHVELTLNGDIGWSLFPWLGLELHEASIATLNNPKIPFADLQMLGLSVRVLPLLRREVQMSDVRVEGLNLNLSRDEKGHGNWEDIGKPLPAATAASAEAGSAAPADAPVQASGDNASERLVKLDIDSLTVNNARVQYNDARTGQSFGAESIQLSTGAVHEGVNIPLKMTAFLSSGQPVIKARTELNGELRFDRRLKRYQFEDMKLSGEASGEPLQGKTMTFAAQGQLLVDLAANVAEWNGLKLSANQLRALGELNLRDLDKTPQLSGGLSIAQFDLRNFLDSIGHPLPASADASTLGKVELVSRLQGTPNSLALEDLAIKLDDSTFSGRLAIEDFAKQALRVQLKADKFDADRYALAKSDAAKGAKAARQAEVQSKEAGALAGAGTTPLPDAPTQVAWSSDKLLPVDRLRKVDLQADLTFGQLNLDKLPIENAHLKAQGQGGLITLQTLRGGLYNGDFEAKGTLDVRPAVPQIGLNTRINRVPVEHFIKSESGTPPVKGLLTLSSDLTATGNSQKALVDTLNGNASFVINDGILVNANLEQQLCQAIATLNRKALSGEPRGKDTPFQELKGSLVMRNGVASNPDLKVRIPGLTVNGNGDLDLRVLGMDYRIGVVVEGDKRDMPDPACQVGERYVGLELPLRCRGPLELGAKACRLDKDGLGKVAAKLAGDKVSEKLSEKIDEKLGDKVSPELKDALKGLFKR; this is encoded by the coding sequence ATGAAAGCGTTCGGCAAAATCCTGGGGCTGGTGCTTCTCGGGTTGTTGCTGATCATTGTGGCTCTGGGCTTTGCCCTGACCCACCTCTTCGATCCCAACGACTATAAAGACGAGATTCGCCAGCTGGCACGCGACAAGGCCCACGTCGAGCTGACGCTCAATGGCGACATCGGCTGGAGCCTGTTCCCCTGGCTCGGCCTTGAGCTGCATGAAGCCAGCATCGCCACCTTGAACAACCCGAAAATACCGTTTGCCGACCTGCAGATGCTCGGCCTGTCGGTGCGTGTCCTGCCATTGCTGCGCCGTGAAGTGCAAATGAGCGACGTACGCGTCGAGGGCCTCAACCTGAACCTGAGCCGCGACGAAAAAGGTCACGGCAACTGGGAAGACATCGGCAAGCCCCTGCCCGCCGCAACTGCGGCCTCGGCCGAGGCTGGCAGCGCCGCCCCCGCCGACGCCCCGGTACAGGCCAGCGGCGACAACGCCAGCGAGCGCCTGGTCAAGCTCGATATCGACAGCCTGACCGTCAACAACGCCCGAGTGCAGTACAACGATGCCCGCACCGGGCAGAGTTTCGGCGCCGAGAGCATCCAGCTGAGTACCGGTGCGGTACATGAAGGGGTGAACATCCCGCTGAAGATGACCGCCTTCCTCAGCTCCGGCCAACCCGTGATCAAGGCACGCACCGAGCTTAACGGCGAACTGCGCTTCGACCGTCGGCTCAAGCGCTATCAGTTCGAAGACATGAAGCTCAGCGGCGAAGCCTCGGGCGAGCCGCTGCAAGGCAAGACCATGACCTTCGCCGCCCAGGGCCAGTTGCTGGTTGACCTGGCAGCCAACGTCGCCGAATGGAATGGCTTGAAGCTCTCGGCCAACCAGCTGCGCGCCCTTGGCGAGCTGAACCTGCGCGATCTCGACAAAACCCCGCAACTGAGCGGCGGCCTGTCGATTGCCCAGTTCGACCTGCGCAACTTCCTCGACAGCATCGGCCACCCGCTGCCGGCTTCGGCCGATGCCAGCACCCTGGGTAAGGTCGAGCTGGTCAGCCGCCTGCAGGGCACGCCAAACAGCCTGGCCCTGGAAGACCTGGCGATCAAGCTTGATGACAGCACCTTCAGCGGCCGCCTGGCGATCGAAGACTTCGCCAAGCAAGCCCTGCGCGTGCAACTCAAGGCCGACAAGTTCGACGCCGACCGCTACGCGCTGGCCAAGAGCGATGCGGCCAAAGGCGCCAAGGCCGCGCGCCAGGCCGAAGTGCAGAGCAAAGAAGCCGGTGCCTTGGCCGGCGCCGGCACTACGCCGCTGCCTGACGCGCCGACCCAGGTGGCCTGGAGCAGCGACAAGTTGCTGCCAGTTGATCGCCTGCGCAAAGTCGACCTGCAGGCCGACCTGACATTCGGCCAGCTGAACCTGGACAAACTGCCGATCGAAAACGCCCACCTCAAGGCTCAGGGCCAGGGTGGCCTGATCACTCTGCAAACCCTGCGAGGCGGCCTGTACAACGGCGACTTCGAAGCCAAGGGCACCCTCGACGTGCGCCCGGCAGTGCCGCAAATTGGCCTCAATACCCGCATCAACCGGGTACCGGTCGAGCACTTCATCAAAAGCGAAAGCGGTACACCACCGGTCAAGGGCCTGCTGACCCTGAGCAGCGACCTGACCGCTACCGGCAATAGCCAGAAGGCCCTGGTCGACACCCTCAATGGCAACGCCAGCTTCGTCATCAACGACGGCATCCTGGTCAACGCCAACCTCGAACAGCAGCTGTGCCAGGCCATCGCCACCCTCAACCGCAAGGCCTTGAGCGGTGAGCCACGTGGCAAGGACACGCCGTTCCAGGAGCTCAAGGGCAGCCTGGTGATGCGAAACGGTGTGGCCAGCAACCCTGACCTCAAGGTGCGAATTCCTGGCCTGACCGTCAACGGTAATGGCGACCTCGACCTGCGCGTACTGGGCATGGACTACCGCATTGGCGTTGTTGTCGAAGGCGACAAGCGTGACATGCCCGACCCGGCCTGCCAGGTTGGCGAGCGCTATGTCGGCCTTGAACTGCCGCTGCGCTGCCGTGGCCCGCTGGAGCTCGGCGCCAAGGCCTGCCGCCTGGACAAGGACGGCCTGGGCAAGGTCGCGGCCAAGCTTGCCGGCGACAAGGTCAGTGAAAAGCTCAGCGAAAAGATCGACGAGAAGCTCGGTGACAAGGTCAGCCCTGAGCTCAAAGATGCGCTCAAGGGGTTGTTCAAGCGATGA
- the ppk2 gene encoding polyphosphate kinase 2, with amino-acid sequence MSEESTALPLPSPTAETPASTSPSPARKAASTRPRRPRTPRKPAAADAEISAISQQPAALKVASAPRGSNEDSALAKLPTSYPYRHRMRRAEYEKAKHELQIELLKVQSWVKETGQRIVVLFEGRDAAGKGGTIKRFMEHLNPRGARIVALEKPSEQEKGQWYFQRYVQHLPTAGEMVFFDRSWYNRAGVERVMDFCSPLQYLEFMRQAPDLERMLCNSGILLFKYWFSVNREEQLRRFISRRDDPLKHWKLSPIDIKSLDKWDEYTAAKEAMFFHTDTADAPWTVIKSDDKKRARINCIRHFLHSLDYPGKDLSVAHQPDPLLVDRASRVLAEEDRGELAQPA; translated from the coding sequence ATGAGCGAAGAATCCACTGCCCTGCCCCTGCCCTCGCCCACAGCTGAAACACCCGCGAGCACCAGCCCAAGCCCGGCACGCAAAGCTGCCAGCACCCGCCCACGCCGTCCGCGCACCCCACGCAAGCCTGCAGCCGCAGACGCTGAAATCAGCGCCATCAGCCAGCAACCGGCAGCGCTGAAGGTCGCCTCGGCGCCACGCGGTTCCAACGAAGACAGCGCCCTGGCCAAATTGCCGACCAGCTACCCGTATCGCCACCGCATGCGCCGCGCCGAGTACGAGAAGGCCAAGCACGAACTGCAGATCGAGCTGCTCAAGGTGCAAAGCTGGGTCAAGGAAACCGGCCAGCGCATCGTCGTCCTGTTCGAAGGCCGCGACGCTGCGGGCAAGGGCGGCACCATCAAGCGCTTCATGGAGCACCTGAACCCGCGCGGTGCGCGGATCGTCGCCCTGGAGAAGCCTTCCGAGCAGGAGAAAGGCCAGTGGTATTTCCAGCGCTATGTCCAGCACCTGCCCACAGCCGGTGAAATGGTCTTCTTCGACCGCTCCTGGTACAACCGCGCCGGGGTAGAGCGGGTCATGGACTTCTGCTCGCCGCTGCAATACCTGGAGTTCATGCGCCAGGCGCCGGACCTCGAACGCATGCTGTGCAACAGCGGCATTCTGCTGTTCAAGTACTGGTTCTCGGTCAACCGCGAAGAACAGCTGCGCCGCTTTATCTCGCGCCGCGACGACCCGCTCAAGCACTGGAAACTGTCACCGATCGACATCAAGTCGCTGGACAAGTGGGACGAATACACCGCCGCCAAGGAAGCGATGTTCTTCCACACCGACACCGCCGACGCACCGTGGACGGTGATCAAGTCCGACGACAAGAAGCGCGCCCGGATCAACTGCATCCGCCATTTCCTGCATTCGCTGGACTACCCCGGCAAGGACCTGAGCGTCGCCCATCAGCCTGACCCACTGCTGGTAGACCGCGCCTCACGGGTGCTGGCAGAAGAGGACCGCGGCGAACTGGCCCAGCCGGCCTGA
- the hisH gene encoding imidazole glycerol phosphate synthase subunit HisH, which produces MQTVAVIDYGMGNLHSVAKALEHVGAGKVLITSDADVIREADRVVFPGVGAIRDCMAEIRRLGFDSLVREVSQDRPFLGICVGMQALLDHSEENDGVDCIGLFPGNVRFFGKDLHEDGEHLKVPHMGWNEVAQSIEHPLWHNIPDLARFYFVHSYYITAGKPGQVVGRGHYGVDFAAALAEGSRFAVQFHPEKSHTHGLQLLQNFAAWDGRW; this is translated from the coding sequence ATGCAGACGGTTGCCGTTATCGACTATGGCATGGGTAACCTGCACTCGGTGGCCAAGGCCCTTGAGCACGTAGGCGCCGGCAAGGTCCTGATCACCAGTGACGCTGATGTGATTCGCGAAGCTGACCGCGTGGTGTTCCCGGGTGTCGGCGCGATCCGTGACTGTATGGCTGAAATCCGCCGCCTGGGCTTCGACAGCCTGGTACGTGAAGTCAGCCAGGACCGGCCGTTCCTCGGCATCTGCGTGGGTATGCAGGCGCTGCTCGATCACAGCGAAGAGAACGACGGCGTCGACTGCATCGGCCTGTTCCCGGGCAATGTGCGCTTCTTCGGCAAAGACCTGCACGAAGACGGCGAGCACCTCAAGGTGCCACACATGGGCTGGAACGAAGTCGCCCAGAGCATCGAGCACCCGCTGTGGCACAACATTCCTGACCTTGCACGCTTCTACTTCGTGCACAGCTACTACATCACCGCCGGCAAGCCGGGCCAGGTGGTCGGTCGCGGTCACTACGGCGTCGACTTCGCCGCCGCATTGGCCGAAGGCTCGCGTTTTGCCGTGCAGTTCCACCCGGAGAAGAGCCATACCCATGGCCTGCAGTTGCTGCAGAACTTCGCTGCCTGGGACGGGCGCTGGTAA
- the hisA gene encoding 1-(5-phosphoribosyl)-5-[(5-phosphoribosylamino)methylideneamino]imidazole-4-carboxamide isomerase: MLIIPAIDLKDGACVRLRQGRMEDSTVFSDDPVSMAAKWVEGGCRRLHLVDLNGAFEGQPVNGEVVTAIAKRYPNLPIQIGGGIRSLETIEHYVKAGVSYVIIGTKAVKEPEFVAEACRAFPGKVIVGLDAKDGFVATDGWAEVSSVQVIDLAKRFEADGVSAIVYTDIAKDGMMQGCNVPFTAALAAATKIPVIASGGIHNLGDIKALLDAKAPGIIGAITGRAIYEGTLDVAQAQAFCDSYTG; this comes from the coding sequence ATGCTGATTATCCCCGCTATCGATCTCAAGGACGGTGCTTGCGTACGCCTGCGCCAAGGCCGCATGGAAGACTCCACCGTATTCTCCGATGACCCGGTGAGCATGGCCGCCAAATGGGTTGAAGGGGGCTGCCGCCGGCTGCATCTGGTTGACCTCAATGGCGCCTTCGAAGGCCAGCCGGTCAACGGCGAGGTGGTCACCGCGATCGCCAAGCGCTACCCGAACCTGCCGATCCAGATCGGTGGCGGTATCCGTTCGCTGGAAACCATCGAGCACTACGTCAAGGCCGGCGTCAGCTACGTGATCATCGGCACCAAGGCGGTCAAGGAACCTGAGTTCGTCGCCGAAGCCTGCCGCGCCTTCCCGGGCAAGGTCATTGTCGGCCTGGATGCCAAGGACGGTTTCGTCGCCACCGATGGCTGGGCTGAAGTCAGCTCGGTGCAGGTCATCGACCTGGCCAAGCGTTTCGAAGCCGACGGCGTCTCGGCCATCGTCTACACCGACATCGCCAAAGACGGCATGATGCAGGGCTGCAACGTACCCTTCACCGCTGCCCTGGCTGCGGCCACGAAGATCCCGGTGATCGCCTCCGGCGGCATCCACAACCTGGGTGACATCAAGGCCCTGCTCGACGCCAAGGCACCGGGCATCATTGGCGCGATCACTGGCCGTGCCATCTACGAAGGCACCCTGGATGTCGCTCAGGCGCAAGCCTTCTGCGACAGCTACACAGGCTGA
- a CDS encoding DUF2164 domain-containing protein — protein MGKSRAKPPILTLAAEQEREALATLKRFLEDRFELQLGSFEVAEVLELFTKEIAPHYYNRAIFDVQNHLKERFESIESDLWALEKN, from the coding sequence ATGGGCAAGTCCAGGGCCAAGCCGCCGATCCTCACGCTGGCAGCGGAACAGGAACGCGAAGCGCTGGCGACCCTCAAGCGCTTTCTCGAAGACCGTTTCGAGCTGCAGCTGGGGTCGTTCGAGGTGGCTGAAGTCCTGGAACTGTTCACCAAAGAGATTGCCCCGCACTACTACAACAGGGCGATTTTCGATGTGCAGAACCACCTCAAGGAACGGTTCGAGAGCATCGAAAGCGACCTGTGGGCGCTCGAGAAGAACTGA
- a CDS encoding HPP family protein, protein MPFKSKAPAAPSLHFSLLSLIGAAVAIGATGWLSQVSGALWLMAPFGASCVLAFGMPDSPLAQPRNIIGGHVIATLVGLAVLYSLGDSWWSAALAVGLALAAMQQTRTLHAPAGANPLVVIASHAPLSFVVTPVLAGSLVIVAVAWCLNNARQANSYPKYWY, encoded by the coding sequence ATGCCGTTCAAATCCAAGGCGCCCGCCGCCCCTTCCCTGCACTTCAGCCTGCTGTCACTGATAGGCGCGGCCGTGGCGATCGGCGCCACCGGCTGGCTCAGCCAGGTATCTGGCGCCCTGTGGCTGATGGCACCGTTCGGGGCCAGCTGCGTGCTGGCCTTCGGCATGCCCGACTCACCCCTGGCGCAGCCGCGCAACATCATCGGCGGGCATGTGATTGCCACCCTGGTGGGCCTGGCAGTGCTGTACAGCCTTGGCGACAGCTGGTGGAGCGCAGCCCTGGCCGTCGGCCTGGCCCTGGCCGCCATGCAGCAGACCCGCACCCTGCACGCCCCTGCCGGGGCCAATCCACTGGTGGTGATCGCCAGCCATGCCCCATTGAGCTTCGTGGTGACCCCGGTGCTGGCTGGCTCGCTGGTGATCGTCGCCGTGGCCTGGTGCCTGAACAATGCGCGCCAGGCCAACAGCTACCCGAAATACTGGTACTGA
- the hisB gene encoding imidazoleglycerol-phosphate dehydratase HisB has translation MVERKASVERNTLETQIKASINLDGSGKARFDIGVPFLEHMLDQIARHGLIDLDIECKGDLHIDDHHTVEDVGITLGQAFNQAIGDKKGIRRYGHAYVPLDEALSRVVIDFSGRPGLQMHVPYTRASVGGFDVDLFQEFFQGFVNHANVSLHIDNLRGHNTHHQIETVFKAFGRALRMAIELDERMAGQMPSTKGCL, from the coding sequence ATGGTCGAACGTAAGGCTTCCGTCGAGCGCAATACTCTGGAGACCCAGATCAAGGCCTCGATCAACCTGGATGGCAGCGGCAAGGCCCGATTCGATATCGGTGTGCCTTTCCTTGAACATATGCTCGACCAGATCGCCCGACATGGGTTGATCGACCTCGATATCGAATGCAAGGGCGACCTGCATATCGACGATCACCATACTGTCGAAGACGTCGGCATCACCCTGGGCCAGGCCTTCAACCAGGCCATCGGCGACAAGAAGGGCATCCGCCGCTACGGCCATGCCTATGTACCGCTGGACGAAGCGCTGTCGCGGGTAGTCATCGACTTCTCCGGCCGCCCGGGCCTGCAGATGCACGTGCCGTACACCCGCGCCTCGGTGGGTGGCTTCGATGTCGATCTGTTCCAGGAGTTTTTCCAGGGCTTCGTCAACCACGCCAACGTCAGCCTGCACATCGACAACCTGCGTGGGCACAACACCCACCACCAGATCGAGACCGTGTTCAAGGCCTTCGGCCGCGCGCTGCGCATGGCCATCGAGCTGGATGAGCGCATGGCCGGGCAAATGCCATCGACCAAGGGTTGCCTGTAA
- a CDS encoding oxidative damage protection protein produces MTRTVMCRKYNQELPGLERPPYPGAKGQDIFENISQQAWADWQKEQTMLINEKRLNMMNAEDRKFLQGEMDKFFSGQDYEKAEGYVPPAE; encoded by the coding sequence ATGACCCGCACCGTAATGTGCCGCAAGTACAACCAAGAACTGCCAGGCCTGGAGCGTCCACCCTACCCGGGCGCCAAGGGCCAGGACATCTTCGAGAACATCTCGCAGCAAGCCTGGGCCGACTGGCAAAAAGAACAGACCATGCTGATCAACGAGAAGCGCCTGAACATGATGAACGCCGAGGACCGCAAATTCCTCCAGGGCGAGATGGACAAGTTCTTCTCCGGTCAGGATTACGAAAAGGCCGAAGGTTACGTTCCACCTGCCGAGTAA